A window of the Dyadobacter pollutisoli genome harbors these coding sequences:
- a CDS encoding glycosyltransferase family protein has product MEILFLVQGEGRGHLTQAISMGQILRSRGHKIVAAMVGTSPGRQVPSFFDEQILAPVLHFDAPNIIYNAQGGGMNLKKTLYTHFSNLPKYLKSLGKINKAIQEIRPDLIISFYDTFGGLYNLVYRSRIPMVCIAHQYLLMHPKFIFPKNSLINQLLINLNSKSTSWFAAKRLALSFREIPSRPDLKITVVPPLLRKEVVQLVPTRGNFFLVYMTHHSLSRQVIDWHLAHPEVVLHCFWDNADVSDEFAFDETLTFHRINSRKYLDMLATCGALVTTAGFESVCEAMYLGKPVMMVPVPNHFEQECNAIDGVISGAGVTTKSFDLSILLDYLPKHIDQSEKFRNWYHSGEETFVKEIHTFDKQASVNPKVKSEA; this is encoded by the coding sequence ATGGAGATCCTTTTTTTGGTACAGGGAGAAGGCCGCGGTCATTTGACCCAGGCTATTTCAATGGGTCAAATCCTGCGTTCGCGCGGTCATAAGATTGTGGCTGCTATGGTCGGTACTTCACCAGGCCGGCAGGTCCCATCTTTTTTTGACGAACAGATTTTAGCTCCGGTACTTCATTTCGATGCCCCAAACATCATTTACAATGCGCAGGGCGGTGGAATGAACCTCAAAAAAACGCTGTATACCCATTTTTCCAACTTACCGAAATATCTCAAAAGCCTCGGTAAGATCAACAAAGCCATTCAGGAAATCAGGCCCGACCTGATCATTAGCTTTTACGACACTTTTGGTGGCCTGTACAACCTCGTTTACAGGTCGAGGATACCGATGGTTTGCATTGCGCACCAGTACCTGCTCATGCATCCTAAGTTTATTTTCCCCAAAAACAGCCTGATCAACCAGTTGCTGATCAATCTTAATTCAAAATCAACATCTTGGTTTGCAGCCAAGCGTCTGGCACTTTCCTTCCGTGAAATTCCGTCACGGCCCGACCTTAAAATCACGGTAGTACCGCCGCTCTTGCGGAAAGAAGTTGTACAGCTGGTACCAACCAGGGGAAATTTCTTTTTGGTATACATGACCCACCACAGCCTCAGCCGCCAAGTCATTGACTGGCATCTGGCCCATCCGGAGGTTGTGCTGCATTGTTTTTGGGACAATGCCGATGTTTCCGATGAGTTTGCCTTTGACGAAACGTTGACATTTCATCGGATCAACAGCCGTAAATATCTGGATATGCTGGCTACTTGTGGCGCATTGGTCACTACGGCTGGTTTCGAATCAGTTTGTGAGGCTATGTATCTTGGCAAGCCGGTAATGATGGTCCCGGTACCCAATCATTTTGAGCAGGAATGTAATGCGATCGACGGTGTAATTTCGGGTGCTGGCGTCACTACCAAATCCTTCGATCTTTCCATTCTGCTGGATTACCTTCCCAAGCACATTGATCAGTCAGAGAAATTCAGGAATTGGTATCATTCGGGAGAGGAAACGTTTGTCAAAGAGATCCATACATTTGACAAACAGGCTTCCGTTAACCCAAAAGTTAAATCGGAAGCCTGA
- a CDS encoding META domain-containing protein: MKKIASYLAIFAFFGLTAFECGNHVDCCVMPACSEKATLTGTWRLESYQNVSTGAEEKDPEPEGKGAVFTFKDDEKEGTITGHTFANEISGAYTLMGGCSVKITAFGGTKVGEPGWSGKAWLNSNATANFQVSESKFILTYPNAAERMIFKKTQK; encoded by the coding sequence ATGAAAAAAATAGCATCGTATCTAGCAATCTTCGCCTTTTTTGGACTGACGGCTTTTGAATGTGGTAACCATGTTGACTGCTGCGTCATGCCGGCATGCAGTGAAAAGGCTACTTTAACAGGTACCTGGCGATTGGAAAGCTACCAGAACGTTTCCACCGGTGCAGAGGAAAAAGACCCGGAACCTGAGGGAAAAGGCGCGGTATTCACTTTTAAAGATGATGAAAAAGAGGGGACGATAACCGGGCATACATTCGCCAATGAAATTAGTGGAGCGTACACTTTGATGGGTGGCTGCTCCGTGAAGATCACGGCATTCGGAGGAACAAAAGTGGGAGAACCGGGATGGAGCGGAAAAGCATGGCTCAATTCAAACGCGACCGCTAATTTCCAGGTTTCAGAAAGCAAGTTCATACTTACCTACCCGAATGCTGCTGAAAGAATGATCTTTAAAAAGACGCAGAAATAA
- a CDS encoding LVIVD repeat-containing protein: protein MKLKLLHLLLLFATTALWSCNDQCKETRVTRRFSNVTRSLMELRTQVKSEAPRAMERPGKMYIKGSYLFVNEIKEGIHVIDNSNPSSPKFVSFIKIPGNGDIAVRDNILYADSFSDLVALDIADPTKPKEVERIKNVFKFGLFDGGSWSLNESVGAINDQNVEYVTETVTVNCEENVSPNFWWTAGWALADRAFLSSSASSASPQSSGGSSGQAGSMARFALHHNFLYTVSQNDLHLFNIATPSKPVDFAIVNVGWGIETIFPYENKLFIGSSTGMFIYDNSNPAAPKQLSTFQHGRACDPVVVQGDIAYVTLRTGTACAGTQNQMDLVDVSNPSAPQLIKSYQMQNPHGLSIDFPTLYLCEGENGLKVFDVKDKFAVDQHLLAHFKDMDAYDVISLGKTLLLIGKDGFYQYDSSNPLDLKLLSKIPVGKATI, encoded by the coding sequence ATGAAACTCAAACTTTTACATCTACTTCTTCTTTTTGCTACTACTGCACTCTGGTCGTGCAATGACCAGTGCAAAGAAACCCGGGTTACCCGGCGCTTTTCCAATGTTACCCGCTCCCTCATGGAGCTTCGTACGCAGGTCAAATCGGAAGCTCCGCGAGCCATGGAAAGACCCGGTAAAATGTACATTAAGGGTAGCTACCTTTTTGTCAATGAAATAAAAGAAGGTATTCATGTCATCGACAACAGCAATCCTTCCAGTCCGAAATTTGTATCGTTTATAAAAATCCCGGGCAATGGAGACATTGCCGTTCGCGATAATATCCTTTATGCCGACAGCTTTTCTGATCTGGTAGCATTGGATATTGCTGATCCTACTAAGCCGAAAGAAGTGGAAAGGATCAAAAACGTCTTCAAATTCGGTCTGTTCGACGGTGGTTCGTGGTCTTTGAATGAGTCCGTTGGCGCCATTAATGATCAAAATGTAGAGTATGTTACGGAAACAGTGACCGTTAACTGCGAAGAAAATGTCTCTCCTAATTTTTGGTGGACTGCTGGTTGGGCTTTGGCCGATCGAGCATTTTTGAGCAGTTCAGCGTCATCTGCCTCGCCACAATCGTCAGGCGGAAGCAGCGGCCAGGCCGGTTCTATGGCCCGTTTTGCGTTGCATCATAACTTTCTTTATACCGTTAGCCAGAATGATCTCCATTTGTTCAACATTGCCACTCCTTCCAAACCCGTCGATTTCGCGATAGTCAATGTAGGTTGGGGGATAGAGACGATATTCCCTTATGAGAACAAACTTTTCATTGGGTCTTCCACAGGCATGTTCATTTACGATAACAGTAATCCAGCCGCCCCTAAACAACTTTCAACATTTCAGCACGGCAGAGCCTGCGATCCCGTGGTCGTACAAGGCGACATTGCCTACGTGACATTGCGTACCGGCACGGCATGTGCAGGAACACAAAATCAAATGGATCTGGTGGATGTTAGCAACCCCTCAGCCCCCCAGCTGATCAAAAGCTACCAAATGCAGAATCCGCATGGGCTAAGTATCGATTTCCCGACATTATACCTTTGCGAAGGCGAGAATGGTCTTAAAGTGTTTGACGTAAAAGACAAATTCGCAGTGGATCAACACTTACTGGCGCATTTCAAGGATATGGATGCCTATGATGTGATTTCTCTTGGAAAAACATTACTACTGATCGGTAAAGATGGCTTCTATCAATACGACTCGTCGAACCCGCTCGATTTGAAATTACTTAGCAAAATACCCGTCGGCAAAGCCACCATATAA
- a CDS encoding serpin family protein gives MNKILKRSLIVPVLSAGLLFGCTNDGNVGPDVEVNPVSIPTGVSEGTTAFAFDFLHTLQETQPANDNLFVSPLSLHMALGMLLNGAENGTAQEILKTLKMEGVSISDLNNAYKTLINDLPVADSKVSLGLANSVWYKSGFQVESDFQNVLKNDFNAEVTGLPFDNAAKDKINQWANDKTKGKITKVIDQISPEHVMFLLNALYFKGDWKTQFDSKKTLDASFKLENGSDKNVKMMYAKSDFNVASTSKYNAVRLPYANGQFNMTLLIPSGQNTIDQVLKEFTASQWNDLQSTGLRQAAVTVGLPRFKLDYSGKLNKTLEQMGIQKVFTNAAELGKINKTADLFVDFVKQDAYLGIDEQGTEAAAVTTIGIGLTSAGPEGPRYICDRPFALVISENTSNTILFMGRIKNPYSK, from the coding sequence ATGAATAAAATTCTTAAACGATCCTTAATAGTACCTGTTCTCTCGGCAGGCCTCTTGTTTGGATGTACCAATGACGGTAATGTTGGTCCCGACGTAGAGGTTAACCCGGTTAGCATTCCAACGGGTGTTTCAGAGGGGACTACTGCCTTTGCCTTCGATTTTCTTCACACATTACAAGAAACCCAGCCAGCTAATGACAATTTGTTCGTGTCGCCACTGAGCCTGCACATGGCTTTGGGGATGCTGTTGAACGGCGCTGAGAATGGAACTGCTCAGGAAATCCTGAAAACACTCAAAATGGAAGGGGTTTCTATTTCAGATCTGAACAATGCCTACAAAACGCTCATCAACGATTTACCGGTTGCAGATTCAAAAGTAAGTCTGGGTTTGGCTAACTCAGTTTGGTACAAAAGTGGTTTTCAGGTTGAATCAGATTTTCAGAATGTGTTGAAAAATGATTTCAATGCAGAAGTAACCGGGCTTCCTTTTGACAATGCGGCCAAAGACAAAATCAATCAATGGGCGAATGATAAAACCAAAGGAAAAATCACCAAGGTAATCGACCAGATCAGTCCCGAACATGTAATGTTCCTGCTCAATGCGCTGTATTTCAAAGGCGATTGGAAAACTCAGTTTGATAGTAAGAAAACACTGGATGCATCATTCAAACTGGAAAACGGTTCGGATAAGAATGTAAAAATGATGTATGCGAAGTCTGACTTTAATGTTGCCAGCACATCAAAATATAATGCGGTGAGATTGCCTTACGCCAACGGGCAGTTCAATATGACGCTGCTGATACCAAGTGGTCAAAATACAATAGATCAGGTACTGAAAGAATTCACAGCCTCACAATGGAATGACTTGCAATCAACTGGGTTAAGGCAAGCAGCTGTGACGGTGGGTCTCCCGCGGTTTAAGCTGGACTATTCAGGAAAGCTGAACAAGACGTTGGAGCAAATGGGTATTCAAAAAGTATTTACAAATGCAGCAGAACTTGGTAAAATCAATAAAACTGCGGATTTATTCGTCGATTTTGTAAAACAGGATGCATACCTGGGCATCGACGAGCAGGGAACCGAGGCTGCGGCCGTGACGACCATCGGGATTGGCCTTACATCGGCTGGCCCGGAAGGTCCGAGATACATTTGTGACAGACCGTTCGCACTGGTGATCAGTGAAAACACGTCCAACACGATTTTGTTTATGGGAAGAATCAAAAACCCGTACAGCAAGTAA